A genomic segment from Truepera sp. encodes:
- the purQ gene encoding phosphoribosylformylglycinamidine synthase subunit PurQ: protein MHVAVVTFPGSNCVEDATYAIGAVLGASAFTVWHTADTLESGGKPADAVVIPGGFSYGDYLRCGALAAHSPVMKAVTRFAESGGPVLGICNGFQVLTEAGLLPGQLARNAGLRFMCKDVHLGVARTDLPFTHRAAPGQVLRLPVAHADGRYYVGDQELAEIEARGQVVFRYVDEAGNATPEANVNGSRNSIAGLTNARGNVLGMMPHPERAVEALLGGEDGRVILESLLSA from the coding sequence ATGCACGTGGCCGTCGTGACGTTCCCCGGTTCCAACTGCGTCGAGGACGCCACGTACGCCATCGGCGCCGTGTTGGGCGCCAGCGCCTTCACGGTGTGGCACACGGCCGACACCCTGGAATCCGGCGGCAAGCCCGCGGATGCGGTCGTCATCCCCGGCGGCTTCAGCTACGGCGACTACCTCCGCTGCGGCGCGCTCGCGGCGCACAGCCCGGTCATGAAGGCGGTCACCCGCTTCGCCGAGTCGGGCGGCCCCGTGCTGGGCATCTGCAACGGTTTCCAGGTCCTTACCGAGGCTGGACTGCTGCCCGGCCAGCTCGCCCGTAACGCCGGGTTGCGCTTCATGTGCAAGGACGTCCACCTCGGCGTTGCAAGGACCGACCTCCCTTTCACTCACCGCGCCGCCCCGGGCCAGGTGTTGCGCCTTCCGGTCGCGCACGCCGACGGCCGCTACTACGTCGGCGACCAGGAACTGGCCGAGATCGAGGCTCGGGGGCAGGTCGTGTTCCGCTACGTCGACGAGGCCGGCAACGCCACGCCCGAAGCCAACGTCAACGGCAGCCGCAACTCCATCGCGGGCCTGACCAACGCCCGTGGCAACGTGCTCGGCATGATGCCCCACCCCGAGAGGGCGGTCGAGGCCCTGCTCGGCGGGGAGGACGGCCGCGTGATCCTAGAGTCCTTGCTGAGCGCCTAG
- the secG gene encoding preprotein translocase subunit SecG, which yields MFWIAFIIFVAVSLIITAVILMQEPKQSGLGDALGGGGGGDFGASLGGTAGGLHRTTIYLAVAWAVLALLLGLIPR from the coding sequence ATGTTCTGGATAGCGTTCATCATCTTCGTGGCAGTGTCGCTGATCATCACGGCGGTGATCCTGATGCAAGAGCCCAAGCAGTCGGGCCTCGGCGACGCCTTGGGTGGCGGTGGCGGCGGCGACTTCGGCGCCAGCCTGGGCGGCACAGCAGGCGGCCTGCACCGCACCACCATCTACCTGGCGGTGGCCTGGGCCGTGCTGGCGCTGCTGCTCGGGTTGATACCTCGCTGA
- a CDS encoding ABC transporter substrate-binding protein: protein MKKLFIGLSLLAIATFAFAEPFVWPAAWSNAAPGEAVYGGTLKIAFVGDPRTFNPVTSAESQALSDFLFNTGAQLLMRGPDSDDWLPYAAESYTVNDEGTQIDIVLRDGMTWSDGSPITTQDYYIRYVLETDPDVGSNGYDGWFMDDDPITLEKVGDNGLRFHFPRPDRLAFPVAAMVPVPDAIFGEAYRTGGAEAVKALWGTNVDVTKTVWSTAFIPTVFQPGERIILERNPHFGDWNVDEAGNRLPFLDGYNMTVVADLDTSLNLYIAGETDTFNPRNLDDIGVINQAVNNGDIDVIVLEAVSPVASSQFIVWNWNKASDPDKQALFRNVNFRRAMAHVMDRDAIIDLVYNGSGVPMYTNVYPINTFWINDDVEKYPYDPEAASELMASIGYDKKNSDGILVNAEGKTASFILATNAGNTAREQIAGIFADSAREIGVDVQVQPIDFNLLVDQLLSEGDDRPFDAILIGLTGGSRDWPFGVNVIPCGTNLHMYNTSGGCLTAQETLMGQLFNVGREELDTEAARKVGLEIQATEADLMPILYAVSPMAHYSWASDIKGFHHDDEINALVGAWELPMIFKAD from the coding sequence ATGAAGAAGCTGTTCATCGGACTAAGCCTGCTCGCAATAGCGACGTTCGCGTTCGCCGAGCCGTTCGTGTGGCCCGCGGCCTGGAGCAACGCCGCCCCGGGCGAAGCCGTCTATGGCGGCACCTTGAAGATCGCCTTCGTAGGCGACCCGCGCACGTTCAACCCCGTCACGTCGGCCGAGTCGCAGGCACTCTCCGACTTCCTGTTCAACACGGGCGCTCAACTGCTCATGCGCGGACCCGACTCCGACGACTGGCTCCCGTACGCCGCCGAGTCGTACACCGTTAACGACGAAGGCACGCAGATCGACATCGTCTTGCGCGACGGCATGACGTGGTCCGACGGCAGCCCCATCACCACGCAGGACTACTACATCCGTTACGTGCTCGAGACCGACCCCGACGTCGGCTCCAACGGCTACGACGGTTGGTTCATGGACGACGACCCGATCACCCTCGAGAAGGTCGGCGACAACGGCTTGCGCTTCCACTTCCCGCGGCCCGACCGCCTTGCCTTCCCGGTGGCCGCCATGGTTCCCGTGCCCGACGCCATCTTCGGTGAGGCCTACCGCACCGGCGGCGCCGAGGCCGTCAAGGCCCTGTGGGGCACCAACGTCGACGTCACCAAGACCGTCTGGTCGACCGCCTTCATCCCCACCGTCTTCCAACCCGGCGAGCGCATCATCCTCGAGCGCAACCCCCACTTCGGTGACTGGAACGTCGACGAGGCCGGCAACAGGCTGCCCTTCCTCGACGGCTACAACATGACCGTGGTAGCCGACCTCGACACGTCACTCAACCTCTACATCGCCGGCGAGACCGACACCTTCAACCCGCGCAACCTCGACGACATCGGGGTCATCAACCAGGCCGTCAACAACGGCGACATCGACGTCATCGTCCTAGAAGCCGTGAGCCCGGTCGCTTCCAGCCAGTTCATCGTCTGGAACTGGAACAAGGCGTCCGACCCCGACAAGCAGGCCCTCTTCCGCAACGTGAACTTCCGCCGCGCAATGGCACACGTCATGGACCGCGACGCGATCATCGACCTCGTTTACAACGGCTCGGGCGTCCCGATGTACACCAACGTCTACCCGATCAACACGTTCTGGATCAATGACGACGTCGAGAAGTACCCCTACGATCCGGAGGCCGCCTCGGAGCTGATGGCCTCGATCGGCTATGACAAGAAGAACTCCGACGGCATCTTGGTGAACGCCGAGGGCAAGACGGCCTCCTTCATCCTCGCCACCAACGCCGGTAACACGGCCCGCGAGCAGATCGCCGGCATCTTCGCCGACAGCGCCCGCGAGATCGGCGTGGACGTGCAGGTCCAGCCCATCGACTTCAACCTCCTCGTGGACCAGCTCCTCTCGGAGGGCGATGACCGCCCGTTCGACGCCATCCTGATCGGCCTCACCGGCGGCTCGCGCGACTGGCCCTTCGGCGTGAACGTCATCCCTTGCGGCACGAACCTGCACATGTACAACACCAGCGGCGGCTGCCTCACCGCGCAGGAGACCCTCATGGGCCAGCTCTTCAACGTCGGCCGCGAGGAACTGGATACCGAAGCCGCCCGCAAGGTGGGCCTCGAGATCCAGGCCACCGAGGCCGACCTCATGCCCATCCTGTACGCCGTCAGCCCGATGGCTCACTACAGCTGGGCCTCCGACATCAAGGGCTTCCACCACGATGACGAGATCAACGCACTCGTCGGCGCTTGGGAACTGCCCATGATCTTCAAGGCCGACTGA
- a CDS encoding ABC transporter permease — translation MFVYLVRRLFQLIPTFIGATMLMFLISQLVPGDFFKAKELEPNVRPETIQRMRAEFGLDKPVYVQYVTWMKNLAVGNLGQSFVSNQPVWDRIAKPMRNSMYLAMLSIVMLWAVAIPAGVYSAVRQYSVGDQVVSTLSYVGLAIPNFFFAQVLILGLFLLRTLTKDWFGYNQLIFPVAGMTSSASLTMSPWGQFWDIMWHMLIPSFVVATSGMAGFTRVLRAQMVEYLGSDFIRTARAKGVSKTKVTYKHALRPAIIPFVAGIGGLLPNLVGGAGLVEVVMSWPGITPTFLTALSSQDIYVVLGLLVVTTILLMLGNVLSDILLAAVDPRIRYS, via the coding sequence TTGTTCGTCTACCTCGTCAGACGTCTCTTCCAACTCATCCCGACCTTCATCGGGGCGACGATGCTCATGTTCCTGATCAGCCAGCTGGTGCCTGGCGACTTCTTCAAGGCCAAGGAACTCGAGCCGAACGTGCGTCCCGAGACCATCCAGCGCATGCGCGCCGAGTTCGGGCTCGACAAGCCCGTCTACGTGCAGTACGTGACCTGGATGAAGAACCTGGCCGTGGGCAACCTCGGCCAGTCGTTCGTATCCAACCAGCCCGTCTGGGACCGCATCGCCAAGCCCATGCGCAACAGCATGTACCTGGCCATGCTCTCCATCGTCATGCTCTGGGCCGTCGCGATACCCGCCGGCGTCTACTCGGCGGTCAGGCAGTACTCGGTGGGCGATCAGGTGGTGAGCACCCTGTCGTACGTGGGCCTGGCCATCCCCAACTTCTTCTTCGCCCAGGTGCTCATCCTGGGGCTCTTCTTGTTGAGGACCCTGACCAAGGACTGGTTCGGTTACAACCAGCTCATCTTCCCCGTGGCCGGCATGACCAGCAGTGCCTCCCTCACGATGTCCCCTTGGGGCCAGTTCTGGGACATCATGTGGCACATGCTCATCCCGTCGTTCGTGGTGGCCACGTCGGGCATGGCAGGCTTCACCCGCGTCCTGCGCGCACAGATGGTGGAGTACCTCGGGTCCGACTTCATCCGTACCGCCCGCGCGAAGGGCGTCAGCAAGACCAAGGTCACCTACAAGCACGCGCTCAGGCCCGCCATCATCCCCTTCGTCGCGGGCATCGGCGGGTTGCTGCCCAACCTCGTCGGCGGCGCCGGGCTCGTCGAGGTGGTCATGTCGTGGCCCGGCATCACGCCGACGTTCCTGACCGCCCTGAGCTCCCAGGACATCTACGTCGTGCTCGGCCTGCTGGTCGTGACGACCATCCTCTTGATGCTGGGTAACGTCCTCTCCGACATACTACTGGCCGCCGTCGACCCGCGGATCCGGTACAGCTGA
- a CDS encoding ABC transporter permease, producing the protein MTDRDDDRIRPEDEAPTFEQSGLHGDEVGAQLSEASFERQAGAPLTRESKSQGQIVWEQFRRHKAALVGGWVLVFMYLTAIFAGFLAPYGINEYRRSPAAAFRAPAKIHWTDPETGKLTRPFVYDVKESRDPVTRQRVYEDVTDVRYPIKFFVHRPSQPYKILGLFQSDLRLFGVDDPARIFLWGTNNLGKDLFSRVLYGGQVSLTIGLLAVWVAFFLGLLLGGIAGFYGGVVDDIIMRLVEVFAAIPGLFLLIVLASLLRDPNNPLAKAFGLQMTSAQTFLLTVVVLGFVGWGGLARIIRSLILSARELDYAAAAKALGASETRVLWRHLLPSTASYVVVDLTLSIPGFILAETGLSFLGLGPSEVDTASWGLLLRDATARGISIQFVPWLLIPGIPILLAVLCWNLLGDGLRDAFDPKKRR; encoded by the coding sequence GTGACGGACAGAGACGACGACCGCATCAGGCCCGAGGACGAGGCGCCCACGTTCGAGCAGAGCGGACTTCACGGCGACGAGGTCGGGGCTCAACTCAGCGAGGCGAGCTTCGAGCGGCAGGCCGGAGCACCCCTGACGCGTGAGAGCAAGAGCCAGGGGCAGATCGTCTGGGAGCAGTTCAGGCGCCACAAGGCGGCGCTCGTCGGCGGCTGGGTCCTAGTCTTCATGTACCTCACCGCCATCTTCGCGGGTTTCCTTGCGCCCTACGGCATCAACGAGTACCGGCGCAGCCCGGCGGCCGCCTTCAGAGCGCCCGCGAAGATCCACTGGACCGACCCCGAGACGGGCAAGCTCACCCGCCCGTTCGTGTACGACGTCAAGGAGTCGCGCGACCCCGTCACGAGGCAGCGGGTCTACGAAGACGTGACCGACGTGCGCTACCCCATCAAGTTCTTCGTGCACCGGCCGTCGCAGCCTTACAAGATCCTCGGCCTCTTCCAGTCGGACCTCCGGCTCTTCGGCGTCGACGACCCCGCCAGGATCTTCCTGTGGGGCACGAACAACTTGGGCAAGGACCTGTTCTCGCGCGTCCTCTACGGGGGGCAGGTGAGCCTCACCATCGGCCTCCTGGCCGTGTGGGTCGCCTTCTTCCTGGGCCTACTGCTCGGGGGCATCGCGGGCTTCTACGGGGGCGTGGTCGACGACATCATCATGCGCCTGGTGGAGGTCTTCGCGGCCATCCCCGGGCTCTTCTTGCTCATAGTGTTGGCATCGCTGCTGCGCGACCCGAACAACCCTCTGGCCAAGGCCTTCGGGCTCCAGATGACCTCGGCGCAGACCTTCCTCCTGACCGTCGTCGTGCTCGGCTTCGTCGGCTGGGGCGGGCTGGCGCGGATCATCCGCAGCCTCATCCTGTCGGCGCGCGAGCTCGACTACGCCGCCGCCGCCAAGGCGCTCGGCGCCAGCGAGACCAGGGTCCTGTGGCGCCACCTGCTGCCAAGCACGGCCAGTTACGTGGTCGTCGACCTGACCCTCTCCATCCCCGGCTTCATCTTGGCCGAGACCGGCCTGTCGTTCCTGGGCCTCGGGCCGAGCGAGGTTGACACTGCAAGTTGGGGACTCTTGCTCCGAGACGCCACGGCCAGGGGCATCAGCATCCAGTTCGTGCCGTGGCTCCTGATACCCGGCATCCCCATCCTCCTGGCAGTGTTATGCTGGAACCTGCTCGGCGACGGTTTGCGAGACGCCTTCGACCCCAAGAAACGCAGGTAA
- a CDS encoding ABC transporter ATP-binding protein, with product MPNNDRLLEVVDLKTYFDTDEGTVKAVDGVSFHLDKGETLAVVGESGSGKSVMSLSIMRLIASPPGRIAGGKILFEGEDIVTKSERAMRRIRGNDISMIFQEPMTSLNPVYTVGDQIAEAIVLHQGKSYREAMKLAADMLELVGIPEPGKRVKNFPHQMSGGMRQRVMIAMALSCGPKLLIADEPTTALDVTIQAQILDLMRKLQDEIGMSILFITHDLGVVAEIADRAVVMYAGRAVEEAHVNDIFADPKMPYTLGLLNSIPRVDHHVLQQERLVAIPGNVPNPLNLPVGCAFHPRCRFVRDKCKVAVPPLDDTGGGHMVRCVRWQELDLKAELP from the coding sequence ATGCCCAATAATGATCGGCTCCTTGAGGTAGTCGACCTCAAGACCTACTTCGACACCGACGAGGGCACGGTCAAGGCCGTCGACGGGGTGAGTTTCCACCTCGACAAGGGCGAGACCCTGGCCGTCGTCGGCGAGTCCGGCTCCGGCAAGTCGGTGATGTCCCTCTCCATCATGCGCCTGATCGCCAGCCCTCCCGGGAGGATAGCGGGCGGCAAGATCCTCTTCGAGGGTGAGGACATCGTCACCAAGTCGGAGCGCGCCATGCGCCGCATCCGCGGCAACGACATCTCGATGATCTTCCAGGAGCCGATGACGAGCCTCAACCCCGTTTACACGGTGGGCGACCAGATCGCCGAGGCCATCGTGCTCCACCAGGGCAAGTCCTACCGCGAGGCCATGAAGCTGGCGGCGGACATGCTCGAGCTGGTCGGAATCCCCGAGCCCGGGAAACGGGTCAAGAACTTCCCGCACCAGATGTCGGGCGGCATGCGCCAGCGCGTGATGATCGCCATGGCGCTGTCTTGCGGCCCCAAGCTCCTCATCGCCGACGAGCCGACCACGGCCCTCGACGTGACCATCCAGGCGCAGATCCTCGACCTCATGCGCAAGCTGCAGGACGAGATCGGCATGTCGATCCTCTTCATCACTCACGACCTGGGCGTAGTGGCCGAGATCGCCGACCGCGCCGTGGTCATGTATGCGGGTCGCGCCGTGGAAGAGGCCCACGTCAACGACATCTTCGCCGACCCGAAGATGCCCTACACGCTTGGCCTACTGAACTCGATCCCGCGCGTGGACCATCACGTGCTGCAACAGGAGCGCCTGGTCGCGATCCCCGGCAACGTCCCGAACCCCCTCAACCTCCCCGTGGGTTGCGCCTTCCACCCCCGTTGCCGCTTCGTGCGCGACAAGTGCAAGGTCGCCGTCCCGCCACTCGATGACACCGGTGGCGGCCACATGGTGCGCTGCGTAAGGTGGCAGGAACTTGACCTCAAGGCGGAACTACCATGA